Proteins co-encoded in one Arachis hypogaea cultivar Tifrunner chromosome 13, arahy.Tifrunner.gnm2.J5K5, whole genome shotgun sequence genomic window:
- the LOC112735512 gene encoding uncharacterized protein, protein MNSDSEEDFEATYEAGDEDEDGDVGVETAADNVVVHPSISQPMNVPPFMRELDLDAMHAPEFPEYSNIGIADPEDGEFQIGMEYSSRKSVVAAIRSYTIARGVDYDMYEYEPQTFYAKCKMYGRGCDWLIRASLIRKKDHSKLDSDTIAEAIRPLVETDPSIKVKSIIAEVQSRFNYTISYRKAWLAKQKSIAKVFGDWEESFQALPWWLSVMVQKMTGSVVQIETRPLYNGNEEAQRVKILHRVFWSFNPCVRAFRHCKPLVQVNETHLYGKYKGTLLVAVAQDGNQNIVSIAFALVEGEAADAWHFFLRNLRMHVVRKDGVGMILDRHESIRAAVNRSGGDWQPPRAWWMFCIRHIGSNFLRAFKVPHLQKLVVNIGYSRTMEEYNINYKRLEERGEAYARWCDAIGLRHWYWHSTRDIDGAI, encoded by the exons ATGAATAGTGACAGCGAAGAGGACTTCGAAGCCACTTACGAAGCCGGCGACGAAGATGAGGATGGTGATGTGGGAGTTGAGACAGCAGCTGATAATGTAGTGGTTCACCCCTCGATCAGTCAACCGATGAACGTGCCACCTTTTATGCGTGAGTTGGATCTCGACGCCATGCATGCACCGGAGTTTCCGGAATATTCAAACATAG GCATTGCTGATCCCGAGGACGGAGAGTTCCAGATTGGAATGGAATATAGTTCTAGAAAGTCGGTCGTGGCAGCAATTAGAAGTTACACTATCGCTAGAGGAGTTGACTACGACATGTATGAGTATGAGCCACagacgttctatgcaaaatgcaagatgtATGGGCGTGGGTGCGACTGGCTTATCCGAGCCAGCTTGATACGGAAAAAG GATCATTCCAAGTTGGACTCGGATACAATTGCTGAGGCTATAAGGCCATTGGTCGAGACTGACCCGTCCATAAAAGTAAAATCTATAATAGCCGAAGTCCAGTCAAGGTTCAACTATACCATCAGTTAccgaaaggcttggttggcaaagcaaaaGTCCATAGCGAAAGTTTTCGGTGATTGGGAGGAGAGTTTCCAAGCCTTGCCGTGGTGGCTCTCGGTTATGGTTCAGAAGATGACTGGGTCAGTTGTCCAGATAGAAACACGCCCACTCTACAATGGGAATGAAGAGGCACAAAGGGTAAAAATACTTCATCGCGTATTttggagtttcaatccatgcGTTAGGGCATTCAGGCATTGCAAGCCCCTAGTTCAGGTTAACGAAACACACCTATATGGAAAGTACAAAGGTACACTTCTGGTCGCTGTTGCACAGGATGGGAACCAGAACATTGTGTCTATCGCTTTTGCCTTGGTGGAAGGGGAGGCAGCTGATGCGTGGCACTTCTTTCTAAGGAATCTGCGAATGCATGTTGTCAGAAAAGATGGTGTGGGTATGATCTTGGACCGGCATGAGTCAATTCGGGCAGCAGTAAATCGTTCCGGAGGTGACTGGCAACCTCCAAGAGCATGGTGGATGTTTTGTATAAGGCACATCGGCAGCAACTTCCTACGAGCATTCAAAGTCCCTCACTTGCAAAAGCTTGTGGTCAACATTGGGTATTCAAGAACGATGGAGGAGTATAACATCAACTATAAGAGGTTGGAAGAGCGAGGCGAGGCATATGCTAGGTGGTGTGATGCCATTGGACTTAGACATTGGTATTGGCATTCGACGAGGGACATCGATGGGGCCATATGA
- the LOC114925006 gene encoding uncharacterized protein: MTTNLVECINSVLKGARNLPVLALWIEASMQQAGNIVVHRFDRRNEVFEVREMTSGKVLVVDLARRTCDYGHFQVERIPCRNVIACCANQRIDWQMYVHDVYKMTEVRKVYRFEFSPLGDAETWPAYEGPTLVANPALR, translated from the exons ATGACGACGAACCTTGTCGAGTGCATTAACTCAGTGTTGAAGGGTGCCCGTAATCTACCTGTGTTAGCACTA TGGATAGAGGCAAGTATGCAACAGGCTGGGAATATAGTTGTGCACCGTTTTGATAGACGGAATGAAGTATTTGAGGTGCGCGAAATGACTAGTGGAAAGGTGTTAGTCGTTGATCTTGCACGACGTACGTGTGACTATGGGCACTTTCAGGTGGAACGGATACCATGTCGCAATGTTATTGCTTGCTGTGCTAACCAGCGAATCGATTGGCAGATGTATGTGCATGACGTGTACAAGATGACAGAGGTCCGTAAGGTATATAGATTCGAGTTCTCACCGTTAGGTGATGCCGAGACATGGCCTGCGTATGAGGGACCCACATTGGTCGCTAATCCCGCCTTGAGGTAA
- the LOC112736059 gene encoding protein POOR HOMOLOGOUS SYNAPSIS 1 gives MAGSLAVIPSNDVDNSATTIRDQWEICFARFVPYPTSSPSSSAGLLPLPPRLRSRSPRGNWISSPSVAFLRLLPDLSHRDVILTVSFNASLLEEHYVSKLHFSWPQVSCVSGFPARGIRTVLVSFRDSVGEIQKFALRFPSLYEAQSFVNILKGLLKDEKDPEPLNTDFGSEISSQSEFVSSNKHCHRPSEEASFMTPVDTYKPQMPRSIKTEEKQPSGTQEMEAPPGFSIAGILPALPPSFTTLLMDCSEINHTQPIASQEIELKSQIVRYMEDSSFQDMLVKVEKVIDELGGDLSLP, from the exons ATGGCGGGATCTCTGGCGGTGATACCAAGCAACGACGTTGATAACTCAGCAACCACCATCAGAGACCAGTGGGAGATCTGCTTCGCGCGCTTTGTTCCCTATCCAACCTCATCGCCATCCTCCTCCGCCGGCCTTCTCCCTCTGCCTCCTCGCCTCCGAAGCCGTTCTCCCCGCGGCAACTGGATTTCCTCCCCTTCCGTCGCATTCCTCCGCCTTCTCCCCGACCTCTCCCACCGCGACGTCATCCTCACCGTCTCATTCAATGCCAGCCTCCTC GAAGAGCACTACGTTTCGAAACTGCATTTCTCGTGGCCTCAGGTGTCATGCGTCTCTGGATTTCCAGCTAGGGGAATCAGAACTGTGCTTGTGAGCTTCAGAGATTCCGTAGGCGAG aTTCAAAAGTTTGCTTTGCGGTTTCCATCACTATATGAAGCACAGTCATTTGTAAATATTTTGAAG GGGCTCCTGAAAGATGAGAAGGATCCAGAACCCTTAAATACTGACTTTGGATCTGAAATTTCATCACAGTCAGAGTTCGTCTCCTCAAACAAGCACTGCCACAG ACCCAGCGAGGAGGCCAGCTTTATGACTCCCGTTGACACTTACAAACCACAAATGCCACGAAGTATTAAAACCGAAGAAAAGCAGCCTTCAGGCACCCAAGAAATGGAAGCACCACCTGGTTTCAGCATTGCAGGAATCCTCCCAGCTTTGCCACCCAGTTTTACCACACTTCTGATGGATTGCTCTGAGATCAACCATA CTCAACCAATTGCTTCCCAGGAAATTGAACTGAAGTCCCAAATCGTG AGGTACATGGAAGACTCTTCCTTCCAAG ATATGTTGGTTAAAGTGGAGAAAGTTATCGACGAATTGGGGGGTGATCTGTCGTTGCCGTAG
- the LOC112735513 gene encoding lysM domain receptor-like kinase 3 — protein MSSSLNNLLCLLFSLLATSSSIRVSAFRVSMKTTYMDPLSCSVEAANTCTASLYHITHDDYSLEEIAFYYSVNSSQIKPIKYGTRQDYLITVPCSCKNTQNLSGYFYHTTYKNVKHGDIFVDISASVYSGQAMLITQSLIPGKDLEIDIPCGCSEDEGQRVVTYTVQQNDTPETISLLLNATLPALLRMNKILAQKPGFIDIGWVLFVPLELNGVHGVPPQPPEKTKRNWPMIVGIVVGVLLLSVIIITILIILWRRRVHQITRNDSTVVSKRSFVNRNITLHNSTLYKEYMGDVMQIESERPVIYGLEEIEEATNNFDEARKIGVGGYGSVYFGILEQKEVAVKKMRSNKTKEFYAELKALCKIHHINIVELLGYARGEDHLYLVYEYVSNGSLSEHIHDPLEQGHQPLSWNARVQIALDAARGIEYIHDHTKARYVHRDIKTSNILIDEKLRAKVADFGLAMLVDRSNDENFIATRLVGTPGYLPPESVKELQVTPKTDVFAFGVVLAELITGKRALFRDKNEEGTKMKSLISLVHQIFQDAEPENGLEDVIDKNLEANYPIEYVLKVAEIAGRCLQEDPVERPEMRDLVGALSQIVMNSIEWEASLGGNSQVFSGVFTGR, from the exons ATGTCTTCTTCTCTCAATAATCTTCTttgtcttctcttctctcttttggcAACTTCATCTTCTATCAGAGTCTCTGCATTTCGTGTTTCAATGAAAACAACATACATGGACCCGCTAAGTTGCTCTGTAGAGGCTGCCAATACATGCACTGCCTCACTCTACCACATAACTCATGATGATTACAGCCTTGAAGAAATTGCATTTTATTACTCTGTTAACTCTTCACAAATCAAGCCTATTAAGTATGGAACAAGGCAAGATTACCTCATAACAGTTCCTTGTTCTTGCAAGAACACACAAAACCTCAGCGGGTATTTCTATCATACAACCTACAAAAATGTGAAGCATGGGGACATCTTTGTGGACATATCAGCTTCTGTTTACAGTGGACAAGCCATGCTGATCACCCAAAGTTTAATTCCAGGCAAAGATCTAGAAATAGACATTCCATGTGGGTGTTCCGAGGATGAGGGTCAAAGGGTTGTCACATATACAGTGCAGCAGAATGATACACCAGAAACAATTTCCCTTTTGCTTAATGCTACCCTGCCTGCCTTGCTGAGAATGAACAAGATTCTAGCTCAGAAACCTGGTTTCATAGATATTGGTTGGGTGCTCTTTGTTCCTTTGGAATTGAATGGGGTTCATGGGGTTCCTCCACAACCCCCAGAAA AAACGAAACGGAACTGGCCAATGATAGTTGGTATCGTCGTGGGAGTGCTGTTACTTTCAGTTATCATTATCaccattctcataattctttggAGAAGGAGAGTCCATCAAATCACCAGAAATGATTCCACAGTTGTCTCTAAAAGATCATTTGTCAACAGAAATATTACCTTGCATAACTCCACCCTTTACAAAGAATATATGGGAG ATGTAATGCAAATTGAATCAGAGAGGCCAGTGATATATGGTCTTGAGGAGATAGAAGAGGCTACAAATAACTTTGATGAAGCTCGAAAAATCGGAGTTGGCGGGTATGGGAGTGTTTATTTTGGAATCTTAGAGCAGAAG GAGGTTGCTGTGAAAAAGATGAGGTCTAATAAGACTAAGGAATTCTATGCGGAACTCAAGGCCTTGTGTAAGATCCATCATATCAACATT GTGGAGCTATTAGGATATGCCAGAGGAGAAGATCACCTCTATTTGGTGTATGAGTATGTTTCAAATGGATCTCTCAGTGAACATATTCATGATCCATTAGAGCAAG GGCACCAACCTCTTTCTTGGAATGCAAGGGTTCAGATTGCACTCGATGCAGCAAGAGGTATTGAATACATACATGATCATACAAAAGCTCGATATGTGCATCgcgacataaagactagcaataTTCTCATTGATGAGAAGCTCAGAGCTAAG GTAGCAGATTTTGGACTTGCAATGCTGGTGGACAGAAGCAATGATGAAAATTTCATAGCAACAAGGCTTGTTGGAACACCAGGATACCTTCCACCCGA ATCTGTGAAGGAGCTTCAGGTGACCCCCAAAACCGATGTGTTTGCATTTGGAGTGGTTCTAGCAGAACTGATAACAGGGAAACGTGCACTGTTTCGGGACAAGAACGAAGAAGGCACCAAAATGAAATCACTTATTTCACTT GTACATCAAATATTCCAAGATGCAGAGCCAGAGAATGGTCTAGAAGATGTGATAGATAAGAACCTTGAAGCAAACTATCCCATTGAATACGTGTTGAAGGTAGCAGAGATAGCAGGTCGGTGCTTGCAAGAAGATCCAGTAGAAAGGCCTGAAATGAGGGACTTGGTTGGAGCACTGTCACAGATAGTGATGAACTCCATAGAATGGGAAGCATCCCTTGGTGGAAACAGCCAAGTCTTCAGTGGTGTCTTTACTGGAAGATGA